A genomic stretch from Falco naumanni isolate bFalNau1 chromosome 6, bFalNau1.pat, whole genome shotgun sequence includes:
- the DNAJC5G gene encoding dnaJ homolog subfamily C member 5G, with amino-acid sequence MAEAGRPQRKLSRVGESLYRVLGLQKGSSPEEIKKAYRKLALKYHPDKNPDDPAAAERFKEINSAHATLSDEDKRRLYDQYGSLGLYVAEQFGDDAVKHYFLMSKWWFQALALCCGALTCCCCCCCCFFCCGTCCPPKEDESYKYVDPKDLEEQMRAEDSDPWIPVVEQPLPASTEPLPAVSTRTDA; translated from the exons ATGGCAGAGGCTGGGCGGCCGCAGCGGAAGCTGTCCCGGGTCGGGGAGAGCCTGTACCGCGTCCTGGGCCTGCAGAAGGGCAGCTCGCCCGAGGAGATCAAGAAGGCCTACCG GAAGCTGGCGCTCAAGTACCACCCAGACAAGAACCCCGATGACCCGGCTGCCGCCGAGCGCTTCAAGGAGATCAACAGTGCCCACGCCACGCTGAGCGATGAGGACAAGCGTCGCCTCTACGACCAGTACGGCTCCCTGGGCCTCTACGTGGCTGAGCAGTTCGGCGACGACGCCGTCAAGCACTACTTCCTCATGTCCAAGTGGTGGTTCCAG gccctggctctgtgctgcGGCGCactcacctgctgctgctgctgctgttgctgcttcttctgcTGCGGGACGTGCTGCCCGCCAAAGGAGGACGAGTCCTACAAGTATGTCGACCCCAAGGATCTGGAGGAGCAGATGCGTGCAGAGGACAGCG atccATGGATACCTGTTGTGGaacagcccctgcctgccagcacagagccctTGCCAGCTGTCAGCACCAGGACCGATGCCTGA
- the MPV17 gene encoding protein Mpv17, translating to MGSVGPEQAQAFPAQQRCRQAGQRLGRRSWLSAGCSEVVFCPSARQLPEQAVLVTGALMGAGDMIAQQLVERRGLRGHNGPRTLKMTAIGFCFVGPVVGSWYKILDRLIPGTTKVVAVKKMVLDQGAFAPCFLGCFLAITGAMNGLSVEENWSKIQQDYMDALLTNYCVSAVSRCRRVLWGHGVPCRVPPHTCPLSLTSGAAMGSVGRPEQRWAWCWQGLFTTVSFSAQIWPPVQIANFYFVPLKHRLAVVQCIAIVWNCYLSWKANRM from the exons ATGGGCTCAGTGGGGCCAGAGCAGGCTCAGGCCTTCCCGGCGCAGCAgcgctgcaggcaggcagggcagcgcttgggcaggaggagctggctgtCCGCAGGGTGCTCTGAGGTTGTATTCTGCCCCAGTGCACggcagctgccagagcaggctgtgctggtcACAGGGGCCCTCATGGGAGCTGGTGACATGATCGCCCAGCAGCTAGTAGAGCGGCGGGGGCTGCGTGGGCACAACGGCCCCCGGACCCTGAAGATGACGGCCATCGGCTTCTGCTTTGTG GGGCCCGTTGTGGGGAGCTGGTACAAGATCCTGGATCGTCTCATCCCAGGGACCACAAAAGTGGTGGCTGTGAAGAAGATGGTCCTGGACCAG GGGGCATTTGCACCGTGTTTCCTTGGCTGCTTCCTCGCCATCACTGGAGCCATGAATGGTCTGTCAGTGGAGGAGAACTGGTCCAAGATCCAGCAG GACTACATGGATGCCCTGCTGACCAACTACTGTGTAAGTGCGGTCAGCCGCTGCAGGCGGGTCCTCTGGGGCCATGGGGTGCCATGCCGGGTTCCTCCTCACACCTGTCCCCTGTCCCTCACCTCGGGGGCTGCCATGGGCTCAGTTGGGCGCCCTGAGCAGAGATGGGCatggtgctggcagggcctgttCACTACTGTCTCCTTTTCTGCCCAGATCTGGCCACCGGTGCAAATCGCCAACTTCTACTTCGTGCCCCTGAAGCACAG gctggctgTCGTCCAGTGCATTGCCATCGTCTGGAACTGCTACCTCTCCTGGAAAGCAAATCGGATGTGA
- the TRIM54 gene encoding tripartite motif-containing protein 54: MNFAVGLKPLLAEARSMESLEKQLICPICLEMFTKPVVILPCQHNLCRKCANDVFQASNPLWQSRGSSAVPSGGRFRCPSCRHEVVLDRHGVYGLQRNLLVENIIDIYKQESARPLHAKAEQHLMCEEHEDERINIYCLRCEAPTCSLCKVFGAHKDCEVAPLPAVYQRQKSELSDGIAMLVAGNDRIQAIITQMEEICHTIEENGRRQKQHLGLRFDSLYSILEERKKELLQSIAREQEAKLQRVRGLIRQYGDHLEASSKLVESAIQAMEEPQMAVYLQHSKELLKKIMDMSKVSMSSRPEPGYENMDHFSINVDYVAEMLRTIEFQTEPLGEDEADGPGDSNEATADEDRLDSLEAPEAMEDVGPRQKPASSPHGQH, from the exons ATGAACTTCGCAGTGGGGCTGAAGCCGCTGCTGGCGGAGGCACGGAGCATGGAGAGCCTGGAGAAGCAGCTCATCTGCCCCATCTGCCTGGAGATGTTCACCAAGCCTGTGGTGATCCTGCCATGCCAGCACAACCTCTGCCGCAAATGTGCCAATGATGTCTTCCAG GCCTCCAACCCGCTGTGGCAGTCGCGGGGCTCCAGCGCGGTGCCGTCGGGCGGCCGGTTCCGGTGCCCGTCGTGCCGCCACGAGGTGGTGCTGGACCGGCACGGGGTGTACGGGCTGCAGCGGAACCTGCTGGTGGAGAACATCATCGACATCTACAAGCAGGAGTCGGCCAG GCCCCTGCACGCCAAGGCCGAGCAGCACCTCATGTGTGAGGAGCATGAGGACGAGCGGATCAACATCTACTGCCTGCGCTGCgaggcacccacctgctccctCTGCAAGGTCTTCGGGGCGCACAAAGACTGCGAGGTTGCACCGCTGCCTGCTGTCTACCAGCGCCAGAAG AGTGAGCTCAGCGATGGCATTGCCATGCTGGTGGCAGGGAACGACCGCATCCAGGCCATCATCACGCAGATGGAGGAGATCTGCCACACCATcgag GAGAATGGCCGGCGGCAGAAGCAGCACCTGGGGCTGCGCTTTGACTCGCTGTACAGCATCCTGGAGGAGCGGaagaaggagctgctgcagagcatcGCGCGGGAGCAGGAGGCAAAGCTGCAGCGTGTGCGGGGTCTTATCCGCCAGTATGGTGACCACCTGGAGGCCTCCTCCAAGCTGGTGGAGTCGGCCATCCAGGCCATGGAGGAGCCTCAAATGGCCGTGTACCTGCAG CACTCCAAGGAACTCCTGAAAAA gaTCATGGACATGTCCAAGGTATCAATGAGCAGCCGCCCAGAGCCTGGCTATGAGAACATGGACCACTTCTCCATCAACGTGGACTATGTGGCAGAGATGCTGAGGACCATTGAGTTCCAGACAG AGCCACTGGGCGAGGATGAGGCAGACGGACCTGGGGACAGCAATGAGGCCACAGCAGATGAGGACCGGCTGGACAGCCTGGAGGCACCCGAAGCCATGGAGG ATGTGGGGCCGAGGCAGAAGCCAGCAAGCTCTCCCCATG GTCAGCACTGA